In a single window of the Panthera leo isolate Ple1 chromosome A1, P.leo_Ple1_pat1.1, whole genome shotgun sequence genome:
- the POU4F1 gene encoding POU domain, class 4, transcription factor 1, translated as MMSMNSKQPHFAMHPTLPEHKYPSLHSSSEAIRRACLPTPPLQSNLFASLDETLLARAEALAAVDIAVSQGKSHPFKPDATYHTMNSVPCTSTSTVPLAHHHHHHHHHQALEPGDLLDHISSPSLALMAGAGGAGAAGGGGGAHDGPGGGGGPGGGGGPGGGGPGGGGGGGGPGGGGGGPGGGLLGGSAHPHPHMHGLGHLSHPAAAAAMNMPSGLPHPGLVAAAAHHGAAAAAAAAAAGQVAAASAAAAVVGAAGLASICDSDTDPRELEAFAERFKQRRIKLGVTQADVGSALANLKIPGVGSLSQSTICRFESLTLSHNNMIALKPILQAWLEEAEGAQREKMNKPELFNGGEKKRKRTSIAAPEKRSLEAYFAVQPRPSSEKIAAIAEKLDLKKNVVRVWFCNQRQKQKRMKFSATY; from the exons ATGATGTCTATGAACAGCAAGCAGCCTCACTTTGCCATGCATCCCACCCTCCCTGAGCACAAGTACCCGTCGCTGCACTCCAGCTCTGAGGCCATCCGGCGGGCCTGCCTACCCACGCCGCCG CTGCAGAGCAACCTCTTCGCCAGCCTAGACGAAACGCTGCTGGCGCGGGCAGAGGCGCTGGCGGCCGTGGACATCGCCGTGTCCCAGGGCAAGAGCCACCCATTCAAGCCAGACGCCACGTACCACACGATGAACAGCGTGCCATGCACGTCCACGTCCACCGTGCCGCTGgcgcaccaccaccaccaccaccaccaccaccaggcgCTCGAGCCTGGCGACCTGCTGGACCATATTTCGTCGCCCTCGCTCGCGCTCATGGCCGGCGCGGGTGGTGCgggcgcggcgggcggcggcggcggcgcccacGATGGcccggggggcggcggcggcccggggggcggcggcggcccaggcggcggcggccccgggggcggcggcggcggcggtggcccggggggtggcggcggcggcccgggCGGCGGGCTGCTCGGCGGCTCGGCGCACCCGCATCCGCACATGCACGGCCTAGGCCACCTGTCGCacccggcggcggcggccgccaTGAACATGCCGTCGGGTCTGCCGCACCCCGGgctggtggcggcggcggcgcaccacggcgcggcggcggcggcggcggcggcggcggccgggcagGTGGCGGCGGCGTCGGCGGCAGCGGCCGTGGTGGGCGCGGCGGGCCTGGCGTCCATCTGCGACTCGGACACGGACCCGCGCGAGCTCGAGGCGTTCGCCGAGCGCTTCAAGCAGAGGCGCATCAAGCTGGGCGTGACGCAGGCCGACGTGGGCTCGGCGCTGGCCAACCTCAAGATCCCGGGCGTGGGCTCGCTCAGCCAGAGCACCATCTGCAGGTTCGAGTCGCTCACGCTCTCGCACAACAACATGATCGCGCTCAAGCCCATCCTGCAGGCGTGGCTCGAGGAGGCCGAGGGCGCGCAGCGCGAGAAAATGAACAAGCCCGAGCTCTTCAACGGCGGCGAGAAGAAGCGCAAGCGGACTTCCATCGCAGCGCCGGAGAAGCGCTCCCTCGAGGCCTACTTCGCCGTACAACCCCGGCCCTCCTCCGAGAAGATCGCCGCCATCGCCGAGAAACTGGACCTCAAAAAGAACGTGGTGCGGGTGTGGTTTTGCAaccagagacagaagcagaagcgGATGAAATTCTCCGCCACTTactga